The Halalkalicoccus sp. CG83 genomic sequence CCGAGCGAGCTTGTTGATGAGCGTTGAATCGAGAATCATCCGGCCTACGCCTCGCGCTCCGGAGCGTCGTCGCCGAGAATCTCGCGATCGAACTGATCGCGCACCTCCCGAGTACGCTTCTCGAAAGCGTCGGCCTCGTCCTTGTCGAGCATCCCGATGAGATCTTGGAGGGGCTCGGCGGTCGTCGGCTGATCCACACGCCACCAAACGACTACGGCACCACGCACGTTGTGGCGCTCGACCTCCCCCTCGTCAGCCAACTCGGTGAGCTTCAATCGGGCAGCCTCGCGGCTGCAGTTGAGGGCGTCGGCGACGTCGCCGGTAGCCATAATCGGCTCGTCGGCGTCCTCGAGCGCGGCAAGGACGCGCTCGCGTGTGATGGTCTCGACATACTGTCCCTCTTGGTTCCGTTTCCGATTATCCTGGCTCATAGCTATATCTACATCTGCCCGGCCTATAAGCCTATTGGCGCATAACCAAAGGGAAGCTTTATTACCTATTGGTACATGCCAATAGGTAGAGACAGACCCGCTCCTTGGGGCGTTCCGTTCCGGTATGAATGGGATGCCCGGGTGGTTGCAACACCCGAGCGGGGCTGTCTTGGACAGATCAGCCATGTGTACAAACGCACTGTCGGAACTTCAACCCGACGCAACGACGACGAAACGAGCACAGTACGAAGCCTTCGAGTTCGACCTCGAGGCGCCCGGTCTTATCCAGATCCGAAACGGCAGCTACAGCGACGAGGCGGACGAGCACACCCACCGTGTGACCGTCGAGAACGGCGTTCCGACGAGCTGCACCTGCAAAGCCGACGAGTACGGATCGGGCGCCTGCAAGCATCGCGTCGCGATCGCGATTCCTGAACCCGTCCTCGCGGCCGCGTCGGCGAGCAGGCCGGATGGGAAGCGCGCTCTCGCGGACGGCGGGGCGGTTGTCGACTCGAAACCCCAGGGAGAGAGCGCCGAGACCACCCATGCGCCGGGGTGCGATAGCCCGGAGTGTGAAGGCTACACCGCCGACGGCCGCCCGCTTCTCTCCTGGGAGTGCTGGGAGGTGTGGACGAGCGCATGAACGTCCACACGCTCGCGTTTTTCGCGGGGGCACGGCCCCTGACCCCCGAACGATGGATTTTTGCCATTTGATATCGTAGCGCAAACTGCTCCCAACCGGCAAACCTCCCCCAGGTGCCGGTGGAAACCCGACCGTCGTTAACTGGTTGGTCACGGAACGGGGACGGCCCCGTTCCAGCCATCCGCATAGAACACCTACGTTTTAGTGATACGTCAGCGCTCAGATCCACTATCCGTTAACTTATGTATCTAATTGAGTGTGTCCGGAATCGCTGGATAGCGTCGGGGCGTCGTACTTGGCGTTGGGGCTGAATTGCGATTCACTTGTGATTACAGTGAAGTGAATTATCGGCAGCGTTTTGGTATCACATACCAAATGATTATTTGGGGACTATCGAGCGCCAAAATAGAATGGATGAGCTCCACGGGGCCATAGTCCCCTTCCGCGGACGGGTTTTAGGTGCCTCGCCCCCGCAACTCTCATAATTAAACCTGAATTAATAATATTTTTGATGGGTTGCAGAGAGAGTATTTTATTATTAGCCATCGGCAGTACATGGAAACCGTGGACAGGAAATCAGCGGCGCAATGCAGCAGAAGGCAACAGTAATTTCGTTTCTACGCCCTTGTGTCATCTTATTTGTATTTTCACATATATTTATCGTTCGTCGAGACGTACTCTCAGTGCTATGGTACCAACCAACAGGCATTCCACTGGGGTGAACCGTCGAACAGTGCTGAAAGTGCTCGGCACAGGTGTGGTTGCTGGTTCCGTATTCAGTGGCTCCGCCGCCGCGGCCGGCGACTCGCGGTTTGAGACACTGGAGGGGGAAGGCCGAGACGTGACTGGCGATGGGGAGATCGATCTCCAGACAACTGCGCAGGTCTGTAGGAACGGCACCCCCCGCTATCTCGGCATCTGGATGAGCGAAGCAGCATTTGACCTCATCACGTCGAACGAAGCCGAGGGCGACCACCAACATCCCGAGGGCGGCGTGAGCTACAACCTCGAACTCCCCGAGCTCGAAGGGGTTCCGTACATCTACGCCGGTATTGACTGGGGACCGCAGGGCCATCCCCCGACCCCGTGGCAGTTCCCACACTTCGACCTCCACTTCTACCTGGAGGAGCAGGAGACCATCGCTGGCATCGAGGGCGGCATCGCAGAATACGAGATCCCTGACGAGCGCATCCCTGAAGGCTACGTTACCGCCGAAGCTCTCGGGGCGCCCCGCGAGGTCGTTCCGATGATGGGTGAACACCTCCTCGATCCGACAACGCCGGAGCTGGGAGGTGAACAGTTCACGCACACGCTCATCTGGGGCTCCTACGATGTCGATGACGACGGTCTGGGCGACTCGATCTTTACCGAACCGATGGTGACTAGCGACTTTATGGCGAACCTCGATGGGGAGGTAGTGGCTCCTGTCGCACTTCCGGCGGAAGTCCCGCAATCGGGGTACTACCCAACCGAATATTCCATTCAGCACTCCGCGGACGAAGGTCACCTCGTTACAATCCAAAACTTCGTGTGGCGCGACGCCTGAATCACCGATCGGAACGGCGATTCCAACACATCGGTAGAATCAGGCGCTCATCTGAAGAAATAGCACACTTCGGTGGTTGACAGAACTGGCGTGCTGAATAGAGGGCACGTATTCTTCACTGAAGCTTTCCAGAGGGGGTTGGTAATTTGAGTCCGTGACATGAGGGCGCTCGAATGTCTCAATATCTCTGACGGCAGTATAGGATCGCTGGAGAAGGACTGTGTGGAGATAGATCATGAGTTCTTTCCACCACTACGACTATATCGTTAGATGAAGTGCCATATGTTACCATGAGTGACGACGGACTTGAGTCAGCATTCACGGATGAGTTAATTAGTGTGTGCCGGACGGGTGTTGGAGACGAACTCCGAAGTATCACGTATTTCACCGACGACACAGTCGAGCA encodes the following:
- a CDS encoding FaeA/PapI family transcriptional regulator gives rise to the protein MSQDNRKRNQEGQYVETITRERVLAALEDADEPIMATGDVADALNCSREAARLKLTELADEGEVERHNVRGAVVVWWRVDQPTTAEPLQDLIGMLDKDEADAFEKRTREVRDQFDREILGDDAPEREA
- a CDS encoding SWIM zinc finger family protein; protein product: MCTNALSELQPDATTTKRAQYEAFEFDLEAPGLIQIRNGSYSDEADEHTHRVTVENGVPTSCTCKADEYGSGACKHRVAIAIPEPVLAAASASRPDGKRALADGGAVVDSKPQGESAETTHAPGCDSPECEGYTADGRPLLSWECWEVWTSA